The Streptomyces europaeiscabiei genome window below encodes:
- a CDS encoding SMP-30/gluconolactonase/LRE family protein, with product MAPPQPPNPPQSPSARHISRRRLLTTSAATAGALLVGSSAVASSASASEHTWPDLIPLPDGFRPEGITIGGGPYAYLGSLGDGSIYRADLRTGEGGIISAGPGTPSVGLKLDDRGRLFVAGRGQGARVVDVRTGAIIASYTLTTKTPTFANDVFLTSRTAWFTDSFQPALYALPLGGHGGLPDPDEVVTVTLGGDWTQTPGEVVHANGITGTPDGKALLVVQSGAGGLHRVNPKTGVTELVDLGDAAPLTNGDGLLLLGRRLYVVQNRQNAIDVFKLSADGRSGIFEGRLTDSDFDVPTTVASHKNRLYLPNARFTTTPTPDTTYAVVAVKRSVV from the coding sequence GTGGCACCCCCGCAACCCCCGAACCCCCCGCAATCCCCCTCCGCTCGTCACATCAGTCGGCGAAGACTGCTCACGACGTCCGCCGCCACCGCGGGCGCCCTGCTCGTCGGGTCCTCGGCCGTGGCCTCCTCCGCCTCAGCCTCCGAGCACACCTGGCCCGACCTCATCCCCCTGCCCGACGGCTTCCGCCCCGAGGGCATCACCATCGGCGGCGGCCCCTACGCCTACCTGGGCTCCCTCGGCGACGGCTCGATCTACCGCGCCGACCTGCGCACAGGAGAGGGCGGCATCATCTCCGCGGGCCCCGGTACGCCCTCCGTCGGGCTCAAACTCGACGACCGGGGGCGGCTGTTCGTCGCCGGACGCGGACAGGGCGCCCGGGTGGTGGACGTCCGTACCGGCGCGATCATCGCGTCGTACACGCTCACCACGAAGACGCCGACCTTCGCCAACGACGTCTTCCTGACCTCGCGCACCGCCTGGTTCACCGACTCGTTCCAGCCCGCCCTGTACGCCCTGCCGCTCGGTGGCCACGGCGGCCTGCCGGACCCGGACGAGGTCGTCACGGTCACCCTGGGCGGCGACTGGACACAGACCCCCGGCGAGGTCGTCCATGCCAACGGCATCACCGGCACCCCGGACGGCAAGGCACTCCTGGTCGTCCAGTCCGGCGCGGGCGGCCTCCACCGGGTGAACCCGAAGACCGGCGTCACCGAGCTCGTCGACCTCGGCGACGCGGCACCCCTCACCAACGGCGACGGCCTGCTGCTCCTCGGCCGGCGGCTCTACGTCGTCCAGAACCGCCAGAACGCGATCGACGTGTTCAAGCTCTCCGCCGACGGCCGCAGCGGCATCTTCGAGGGGCGCCTCACGGACTCCGACTTCGACGTCCCGACGACGGTCGCGTCCCACAAGAACCGCCTCTACCTGCCCAACGCCCGCTTCACCACGACCCCGACCCCGGACACGACGTACGCGGTGGTGGCCGTGAAGAGGAGCGTCGTGTAG
- a CDS encoding S8 family serine peptidase — protein MNDQVQPAEGPGASGPGPDGAGFTHRGSEQELIVVARPEFRLRAGAEGVSSAAGADVSALNVFLGDEQLVLEPLFGDEERLRATDSGDDGVPDLALFYRVRGARAPGLRSRIAALPGIDTAYVKPGAVPASVDSAASAGSATSVGFGSVDRVDPVRPVGPVGPMGFDGSGGSGGSRSPDGPEAGNGRQVRESAPPTPDHNGRQGCLRPAPEGIDAHWAWQHPGGSGRGVTVVDVEGAWQLGHEDLTARPAGVAVGIPSADLAGRNHGTAVMGVLVGDRGERGTTGIVPDAVTAATSVHAIGTAATIRAVADRLGPGDIVLVELHRPGPGFAYQPRDDQRGHIPLEWWPDDFAAIRYATARGVLVVAAAGNGAESLDDAVYEHRPDGFPAWWRNPFNPSHPSSGAILVGAGAPPPGTHGRDHGPDRSRLAFSGHGARVDAQGWGREVATTGGFRDRPGDLQGGAEEVVRYTDTFSGTSAAASVVAGALAALQGMLKAAGRPPMSPGRAREVLRATGSPQQDAPGRPASQRIGNRPDIRAAVAHLLPEAVGSGTAERYWDELLPYPRELPPRLRLFVSGAWRNLTDPSPEIRRAVHAAFAGGRPDVRVWFSDDEVVGLVITG, from the coding sequence ATGAACGACCAGGTACAGCCGGCCGAGGGCCCGGGAGCGTCCGGGCCGGGGCCCGACGGAGCGGGGTTCACCCATCGAGGATCCGAACAGGAACTGATCGTCGTCGCCCGCCCCGAGTTTCGGCTGCGGGCCGGGGCCGAGGGCGTCAGCTCGGCGGCCGGCGCGGACGTGTCGGCCCTGAACGTGTTCCTCGGCGACGAGCAGCTCGTCCTGGAGCCCCTGTTCGGGGACGAGGAACGACTCCGGGCGACCGACTCCGGTGACGACGGGGTACCCGACCTCGCCCTCTTCTACCGGGTGCGCGGCGCCCGTGCCCCGGGGCTGCGCTCTCGCATCGCGGCACTGCCCGGCATCGACACGGCGTACGTCAAGCCCGGCGCCGTACCGGCCTCCGTCGATTCCGCCGCGTCCGCCGGCTCGGCCACGTCCGTCGGGTTCGGCTCGGTCGACCGGGTCGACCCGGTGCGCCCGGTCGGCCCGGTCGGCCCGATGGGCTTCGACGGATCCGGCGGATCCGGCGGATCCCGCAGTCCCGACGGTCCGGAGGCCGGCAACGGCCGACAGGTGAGGGAGAGCGCCCCTCCGACTCCCGACCACAACGGCCGCCAGGGCTGTCTGCGCCCGGCGCCCGAGGGCATCGACGCGCACTGGGCCTGGCAGCATCCCGGTGGCAGCGGCCGTGGCGTGACGGTCGTCGATGTGGAGGGCGCCTGGCAGCTCGGCCACGAGGACCTGACCGCGAGGCCCGCGGGCGTCGCCGTCGGCATCCCGTCGGCCGACCTCGCCGGGCGCAACCACGGCACCGCCGTCATGGGGGTGCTCGTCGGCGACCGGGGCGAGCGCGGGACCACCGGCATCGTGCCGGACGCGGTGACGGCCGCCACGTCCGTCCACGCCATCGGCACCGCCGCGACGATCCGGGCGGTCGCCGACCGGCTCGGCCCCGGCGACATCGTCCTCGTCGAACTGCACCGCCCCGGCCCCGGGTTCGCGTACCAGCCGCGCGACGACCAGCGGGGCCACATCCCGCTGGAGTGGTGGCCGGACGACTTCGCGGCGATCCGGTACGCCACCGCGCGGGGCGTCCTGGTCGTCGCGGCGGCCGGCAACGGCGCCGAGTCCCTGGACGACGCGGTCTACGAGCACCGCCCCGACGGGTTCCCGGCGTGGTGGCGCAACCCGTTCAACCCGTCCCACCCCTCCTCCGGCGCGATCCTGGTCGGCGCGGGCGCCCCGCCGCCCGGCACCCACGGCCGCGACCACGGTCCCGACCGCTCCCGCCTCGCGTTCTCCGGCCATGGTGCCCGTGTGGACGCCCAGGGCTGGGGCCGCGAGGTAGCGACCACCGGCGGCTTCCGGGACCGGCCGGGCGACCTGCAGGGCGGGGCCGAGGAGGTCGTCCGGTACACGGACACGTTCTCCGGGACCTCGGCGGCCGCCTCGGTCGTGGCCGGAGCGCTGGCCGCGCTGCAGGGCATGCTCAAGGCCGCCGGCCGGCCACCGATGTCCCCCGGACGAGCCCGCGAGGTCCTGCGGGCCACCGGGTCCCCCCAGCAGGACGCCCCCGGCCGGCCCGCCTCCCAGCGCATCGGGAACCGCCCCGACATCAGGGCGGCCGTCGCCCACCTCCTCCCGGAGGCCGTCGGGTCCGGCACGGCCGAACGCTATTGGGACGAACTGCTCCCCTATCCCCGTGAACTCCCGCCCAGGCTGCGCCTGTTCGTGTCCGGCGCCTGGCGGAACCTGACCGACCCGTCCCCCGAGATCCGCCGGGCGGTCCACGCCGCCTTCGCCGGGGGACGTCCCGACGTCCGTGTGTGGTTCTCCGACGACGAGGTCGTCGGCCTGGTGATCACCGGGTGA